One Vulpes lagopus strain Blue_001 chromosome 17, ASM1834538v1, whole genome shotgun sequence DNA segment encodes these proteins:
- the MYNN gene encoding myoneurin isoform X1 — MALEQGVKFHSGIKMQYSHHCEHLLERLNKQREAGFLCDCTVVIGEFQFKAHRNVLASFSEYFGAIYRSTSENNVFLDQSQVKADGFQKLLEFIYTGTLNLDSWNVKEIHQAADYLKVEEVVTKCKIKMEDFAFIANPSSTEISSITGNIELNQQTCLLTLRDYNSREKSEVSTDLVQANPKQGTLAKKSSQNKKKKKAFSSQKTGQNKTVQYPSDILENASVELYLDANKLSTPVIEQVAQRNDNSELELTSVVENTFPAQDIVQTVTVKRKRGKSQPNCALKEHSMSNIASVKNSYELESSGEELDQRYSKAKPMCNTCGKVFSEASSLRRHMRIHKGVKPYVCHLCGKAFTQCNQLKTHVRTHTGEKPYKCELCDKGFAQKCQLVFHSRMHHGEEKPYKCDVCNLQFATSSNLKIHARKHSGEKPYVCDRCGQRFAQASTLTYHVRRHTGEKPYVCDTCGKAFAVSSSLITHSRKHTGEKPYICGICGKSFISSGELNKHFRSHTGERPFICELCGNSYTDIKNLKKHKTKVHSGADKILDSGIEDHPLSEQDSIQKSPLSETLDVKPSDMTLPLSLPLGTEDHHILLPVTDNQSPTSDTLLRSTVNGYSEPQLIFLQQLY; from the exons ATGGCTCTAG aaCAAGGGGTAAAATTCCATTCTGGTATCAAAATGCAGTATTCGCATCACTGTGAGCACCTTTTAGAGAGACTGAACAAACAACGGGAAGCGGGTTTTCTTTGCGACTGCACCGTAGTGATTGGGGAATTCCAGTTTAAAGCCCACAGGAATGTGCTGGCCTCGTTTAGTGAGTATTTCGGTGCGATCTACAGAAGCACTTCTGAGAACAATGTCTTCCTTGATCAGAGTCAGGTGAAGGCTGATGGATTTCAGAAACTGTTGGAGTTTATATACACAGGAACTTTAAATCTCGACAG TTGGAATGTTAAAGAAATTCATCAGGCCGCTGACTATCTCAAAGTGGAAGAGGTGGTCACTAAGTGTAAAATAAAGATggaagattttgcttttattgctaaTCCCTCTTCTACAGAGATATCTAGTATTACTGGAAACATTGAATTGAATCAACAGACTTGTCTCCTTACTCTACGGGATTATAACAGTCGGGAAAAATCAGAAGTGTCTACAGATTTAGTTCAGGCAAATCCTAAACAAGGGACTTTAGCAAAGAAgtcctctcaaaataaaaagaagaagaaggcctTCAGCTCCCAAAAAACAGGACAGAATAAAACAGTGCAATATCCCAGTGACATTTTAGAGAATGCATCTGTTGAGTTATATTTAGATGCAAATAAATTATCCACACCTGTAATAGAACAAGTTGCACAAAGAAATGATAATTCAGAACTCGAGTTGACATCAGTTGTGGAAAACACTTTTCCAGCACAAGATATTGTGCAAACTGTTACAGTGAAACGGAAACGTGGAAAATCACAGCCAAACTGTGCTCTGAAAGAACACTCTATGTCCAACATAGCCAGTGTCAAGAATTCTTATGAGCTGGAGAGCTCTGGGGAGGAGCTGGATCAGAGGTATTCCAAGGCCAAGCCAATGTGTAACACATGTGGGAAAGTGTTTTCGGAAGCCAGCAGTTTGAGAAGGCACATGAGAATACATAAAGGAGTTAAACCTTATGTCTGCCACTTGTGTGGAAAGGCATTTACCCAGTGTAACCAGCTGAAAACGCATGTAAGAACTCATACAG GTGAGAAGCCATACAAATGTGAATTGTGTGATAAAGGATTTGCTCAGAAATGCCAGCTGGTCTTCCATAGTCGTATGCATCATGGTGAGGAAAAACCCTATAAATGTGATGTATGCAATTTACAATTTGCAACTTCTAGCAATCTCAAGATTCATgcaag gAAGCATAGTGGAGAGAAGCCATATGTCTGTGATAGGTGTGGACAGAGATTTGCTCAAGCCAGCACATTGACCTATCATGTTCGTAGGCATACTGGAGAAAAGCCTTATGTGTGTGATACTTGTGGGAAGGCTTTTGCTGTCTCTAGTTCTCTTATCACTCATTCTCGAAAACATACAG GTGAAAAACCATACATATGTGGTATTTGTGggaaaagttttatttcctcAGGAGAGCTCAACAAACACTTTCGATCCCATACAG GAGAAAGGCCATTTATCTGCGAATTGTGTGGAAATTCTTACacagatattaaaaatttaaagaagcaCAAAACAAAAGTCCATTCTG GTGCAGATAAAATTCTAGATTCTGGTATAGAGGATCATCCCTTGAGTGAACAAGATTCCATACAAAAAAGTCCTTTATCAGAAACATTGGATGTGAAACCTTCTGATATGACTTTACCACTATCTCTTCCACTTGGAACTGAGGACCACCACATCCTTCTGCCTGTCACAGATAATCAGTCTCCTACATCAGATACGTTGTTGAGGTCAACTGTGAATGGGTATTCAGAACCACAGTTGATTTTTTTACAGCAATTATACTGA
- the MYNN gene encoding myoneurin isoform X3, translating to MLLLFLIKNWNVKEIHQAADYLKVEEVVTKCKIKMEDFAFIANPSSTEISSITGNIELNQQTCLLTLRDYNSREKSEVSTDLVQANPKQGTLAKKSSQNKKKKKAFSSQKTGQNKTVQYPSDILENASVELYLDANKLSTPVIEQVAQRNDNSELELTSVVENTFPAQDIVQTVTVKRKRGKSQPNCALKEHSMSNIASVKNSYELESSGEELDQRYSKAKPMCNTCGKVFSEASSLRRHMRIHKGVKPYVCHLCGKAFTQCNQLKTHVRTHTGEKPYKCELCDKGFAQKCQLVFHSRMHHGEEKPYKCDVCNLQFATSSNLKIHARKHSGEKPYVCDRCGQRFAQASTLTYHVRRHTGEKPYVCDTCGKAFAVSSSLITHSRKHTGEKPYICGICGKSFISSGELNKHFRSHTGERPFICELCGNSYTDIKNLKKHKTKVHSGADKILDSGIEDHPLSEQDSIQKSPLSETLDVKPSDMTLPLSLPLGTEDHHILLPVTDNQSPTSDTLLRSTVNGYSEPQLIFLQQLY from the exons ATGCTGTTGTTGTTTCTCATAAAGAA TTGGAATGTTAAAGAAATTCATCAGGCCGCTGACTATCTCAAAGTGGAAGAGGTGGTCACTAAGTGTAAAATAAAGATggaagattttgcttttattgctaaTCCCTCTTCTACAGAGATATCTAGTATTACTGGAAACATTGAATTGAATCAACAGACTTGTCTCCTTACTCTACGGGATTATAACAGTCGGGAAAAATCAGAAGTGTCTACAGATTTAGTTCAGGCAAATCCTAAACAAGGGACTTTAGCAAAGAAgtcctctcaaaataaaaagaagaagaaggcctTCAGCTCCCAAAAAACAGGACAGAATAAAACAGTGCAATATCCCAGTGACATTTTAGAGAATGCATCTGTTGAGTTATATTTAGATGCAAATAAATTATCCACACCTGTAATAGAACAAGTTGCACAAAGAAATGATAATTCAGAACTCGAGTTGACATCAGTTGTGGAAAACACTTTTCCAGCACAAGATATTGTGCAAACTGTTACAGTGAAACGGAAACGTGGAAAATCACAGCCAAACTGTGCTCTGAAAGAACACTCTATGTCCAACATAGCCAGTGTCAAGAATTCTTATGAGCTGGAGAGCTCTGGGGAGGAGCTGGATCAGAGGTATTCCAAGGCCAAGCCAATGTGTAACACATGTGGGAAAGTGTTTTCGGAAGCCAGCAGTTTGAGAAGGCACATGAGAATACATAAAGGAGTTAAACCTTATGTCTGCCACTTGTGTGGAAAGGCATTTACCCAGTGTAACCAGCTGAAAACGCATGTAAGAACTCATACAG GTGAGAAGCCATACAAATGTGAATTGTGTGATAAAGGATTTGCTCAGAAATGCCAGCTGGTCTTCCATAGTCGTATGCATCATGGTGAGGAAAAACCCTATAAATGTGATGTATGCAATTTACAATTTGCAACTTCTAGCAATCTCAAGATTCATgcaag gAAGCATAGTGGAGAGAAGCCATATGTCTGTGATAGGTGTGGACAGAGATTTGCTCAAGCCAGCACATTGACCTATCATGTTCGTAGGCATACTGGAGAAAAGCCTTATGTGTGTGATACTTGTGGGAAGGCTTTTGCTGTCTCTAGTTCTCTTATCACTCATTCTCGAAAACATACAG GTGAAAAACCATACATATGTGGTATTTGTGggaaaagttttatttcctcAGGAGAGCTCAACAAACACTTTCGATCCCATACAG GAGAAAGGCCATTTATCTGCGAATTGTGTGGAAATTCTTACacagatattaaaaatttaaagaagcaCAAAACAAAAGTCCATTCTG GTGCAGATAAAATTCTAGATTCTGGTATAGAGGATCATCCCTTGAGTGAACAAGATTCCATACAAAAAAGTCCTTTATCAGAAACATTGGATGTGAAACCTTCTGATATGACTTTACCACTATCTCTTCCACTTGGAACTGAGGACCACCACATCCTTCTGCCTGTCACAGATAATCAGTCTCCTACATCAGATACGTTGTTGAGGTCAACTGTGAATGGGTATTCAGAACCACAGTTGATTTTTTTACAGCAATTATACTGA
- the ACTRT3 gene encoding actin-related protein T3 — protein MSHYQLPVVIDNGSGVIKAGLAGSREPQFVYPNIIGRPKGQGGGAKGAVEVCVGDQAQERRNALSISYPVERGLITSWGDMEIMWKHIYDHNLKLKACDGPVLITEPALNPLAKRQQITEVFFEHLQVPAFYMSIQGVLALFATGFTTGYVLNSGAGVTQGVPIFEGYCLPHGVQQLNLAGLDLTNYLMMLLKDHGIMLLSAADRKIVADIKETSCYVVMNYEEEMAKNPESVEKVYQLPDGKMIKLHNQLFHCPEALFSPHLLNLETPGIDKLCFSSIMKCDTDLRNSFFSNIILAGGSTSFPGLDKRLVKDIANMVPANTPVQVTAPPERKLSVWMGGSILASLSAFQDMWITEAEFKEVGPNIVHQRCF, from the exons atgAGCCACTACCAGCTCCCGGTGGTGATCGACAACGGCTCTGGCGTGATCAAGGCCGGCCTGGCGGGGTCGCGGGAGCCCCAGTTCGTCTACCCCAACATTATCGGCCGACCCAAAGGCCAGGGCGGCGGGGCCAAGGGCGCGGTGGAGGTGTGTGTGGGTGACCAGGCGCAGGAAAGGAGAAACGCGCTGTCCATTAG CTACCCAGTGGAGCGCGGTCTGATTACTTCCTGGGGGGACATGGAGATCATGTGGAAACATATCTATGATCATAACCTGAAGCTAAAGGCCTGCGATGGCCCGGTCTTGATTACTGAGCCAGCACTGAACCCATTGGCGAAACGGCAACAGATCACTGAAGTGTTTTTCGAGCATCTACAGGTTCCTGCCTTCTATATGTCCATCCAGGGGGTGCTGGCTCTCTTTGCCACTGGCTTCACAACTGGCTATGTGCTGAATTCAGGTGCTGGGGTTACCCAGGGTGTACCCATCTTCGAGGGGTACTGTCTGCCTCATGGTGTCCAGCAGCTAAATCTGGCAGGCCTTGACCTCACCAACTACCTCATGATGCTGTTGAAGGACCATGGCATCATGCTGCTTAGTGCTGCAGACAGAAAGATTGTTGCAGATATTAAGGAAACCTCTTGTTATGTGGTAATGAACTATGAAGAGGAAATGGCCAAGAATCCTGAATCTGTAGAGAAAGTTTACCAGCTACCTGATGGGAAGATGATCAAGCTCCATAACCAGCTCTTTCATTGTCCAGAGGCCCTCTTCTCTCCACATCTTCTGAACCTTGAGACTCCTGGCATCGATAAGTTGTGTTTCAGCAGCATAATGAAATGCGATACAGATCTGAGGAATTCGTTTTTCTCCAATATTATCCTTGCTGGGGGATCAACCTCTTTCCCTGGTTTAGACAAGCGGCTAGTTAAAGATATAGCAAATATGGTGCCTGCCAATACGCCCGTGCAGGTTACAGCTCCCCCAGAAAGGAAACTATCAGTGTGGATGGGAGGCTCGATTCTTGCATCCCTGTCTGCCTTCCAGGACATGTGGATCACTGAGGCAGAATTTAAAGAAGTTGGACCTAACATAGTACACCAAAGATGCTTCTGA
- the MYNN gene encoding myoneurin isoform X2, which produces MALEQGVKFHSGIKMQYSHHCEHLLERLNKQREAGFLCDCTVVIGEFQFKAHRNVLASFSEYFGAIYRSTSENNVFLDQSQVKADGFQKLLEFIYTGTLNLDSWNVKEIHQAADYLKVEEVVTKCKIKMEDFAFIANPSSTEISSITGNIELNQQTCLLTLRDYNSREKSEVSTDLVQANPKQGTLAKKSSQNKKKKKAFSSQKTGQNKTVQYPSDILENASVELYLDANKLSTPVIEQVAQRNDNSELELTSVVENTFPAQDIVQTVTVKRKRGKSQPNCALKEHSMSNIASVKNSYELESSGEELDQRYSKAKPMCNTCGKVFSEASSLRRHMRIHKGVKPYVCHLCGKAFTQCNQLKTHVRTHTGEKPYKCELCDKGFAQKCQLVFHSRMHHGEEKPYKCDVCNLQFATSSNLKIHARKHSGEKPYVCDRCGQRFAQASTLTYHVRRHTGEKPYVCDTCGKAFAVSSSLITHSRKHTGERPFICELCGNSYTDIKNLKKHKTKVHSGADKILDSGIEDHPLSEQDSIQKSPLSETLDVKPSDMTLPLSLPLGTEDHHILLPVTDNQSPTSDTLLRSTVNGYSEPQLIFLQQLY; this is translated from the exons ATGGCTCTAG aaCAAGGGGTAAAATTCCATTCTGGTATCAAAATGCAGTATTCGCATCACTGTGAGCACCTTTTAGAGAGACTGAACAAACAACGGGAAGCGGGTTTTCTTTGCGACTGCACCGTAGTGATTGGGGAATTCCAGTTTAAAGCCCACAGGAATGTGCTGGCCTCGTTTAGTGAGTATTTCGGTGCGATCTACAGAAGCACTTCTGAGAACAATGTCTTCCTTGATCAGAGTCAGGTGAAGGCTGATGGATTTCAGAAACTGTTGGAGTTTATATACACAGGAACTTTAAATCTCGACAG TTGGAATGTTAAAGAAATTCATCAGGCCGCTGACTATCTCAAAGTGGAAGAGGTGGTCACTAAGTGTAAAATAAAGATggaagattttgcttttattgctaaTCCCTCTTCTACAGAGATATCTAGTATTACTGGAAACATTGAATTGAATCAACAGACTTGTCTCCTTACTCTACGGGATTATAACAGTCGGGAAAAATCAGAAGTGTCTACAGATTTAGTTCAGGCAAATCCTAAACAAGGGACTTTAGCAAAGAAgtcctctcaaaataaaaagaagaagaaggcctTCAGCTCCCAAAAAACAGGACAGAATAAAACAGTGCAATATCCCAGTGACATTTTAGAGAATGCATCTGTTGAGTTATATTTAGATGCAAATAAATTATCCACACCTGTAATAGAACAAGTTGCACAAAGAAATGATAATTCAGAACTCGAGTTGACATCAGTTGTGGAAAACACTTTTCCAGCACAAGATATTGTGCAAACTGTTACAGTGAAACGGAAACGTGGAAAATCACAGCCAAACTGTGCTCTGAAAGAACACTCTATGTCCAACATAGCCAGTGTCAAGAATTCTTATGAGCTGGAGAGCTCTGGGGAGGAGCTGGATCAGAGGTATTCCAAGGCCAAGCCAATGTGTAACACATGTGGGAAAGTGTTTTCGGAAGCCAGCAGTTTGAGAAGGCACATGAGAATACATAAAGGAGTTAAACCTTATGTCTGCCACTTGTGTGGAAAGGCATTTACCCAGTGTAACCAGCTGAAAACGCATGTAAGAACTCATACAG GTGAGAAGCCATACAAATGTGAATTGTGTGATAAAGGATTTGCTCAGAAATGCCAGCTGGTCTTCCATAGTCGTATGCATCATGGTGAGGAAAAACCCTATAAATGTGATGTATGCAATTTACAATTTGCAACTTCTAGCAATCTCAAGATTCATgcaag gAAGCATAGTGGAGAGAAGCCATATGTCTGTGATAGGTGTGGACAGAGATTTGCTCAAGCCAGCACATTGACCTATCATGTTCGTAGGCATACTGGAGAAAAGCCTTATGTGTGTGATACTTGTGGGAAGGCTTTTGCTGTCTCTAGTTCTCTTATCACTCATTCTCGAAAACATACAG GAGAAAGGCCATTTATCTGCGAATTGTGTGGAAATTCTTACacagatattaaaaatttaaagaagcaCAAAACAAAAGTCCATTCTG GTGCAGATAAAATTCTAGATTCTGGTATAGAGGATCATCCCTTGAGTGAACAAGATTCCATACAAAAAAGTCCTTTATCAGAAACATTGGATGTGAAACCTTCTGATATGACTTTACCACTATCTCTTCCACTTGGAACTGAGGACCACCACATCCTTCTGCCTGTCACAGATAATCAGTCTCCTACATCAGATACGTTGTTGAGGTCAACTGTGAATGGGTATTCAGAACCACAGTTGATTTTTTTACAGCAATTATACTGA